In one window of Bemisia tabaci chromosome 4, PGI_BMITA_v3 DNA:
- the LOC109031769 gene encoding uncharacterized protein isoform X3 — protein sequence MTDLKAQADVYCAVRGCKNLRSKIDAKNKVSLNSHGKPVSYYQFPEDKELRQKWITATGRNLTHSSIQARMAVCSAHFDKSCFATVGKVKLLSQDAVPTIDLPISKLFHQEKEILSHQIECHSNVQNPSITKIVQQVQGKTLTGSTAVSHSNVSSPPEILATTGSLKSQAPILSKTKDLSPSQNNTPINSKAQTTPINMMMLPKQPEAMMVQRQESNVVIKNDLTQPVVFVKTPNKVMVVPAKSVAQERLAQMPNASTVHVKPNSYISVQPPISTVPEVPRVVPEQAVKKIPDCTCPTDKFFREGGKQIRILSDREHKLRSKNATKARMLKSLLLSRNRCDEKARSLKKKTKELRNAIEKSERGVPLEPATVKLFKEILQQHSEPINLDGPLRKQYGKQMKKFASELFTASPEAYVFVREAFNKRLPRLRTVRAWCSKEQAATESNQSETVDQNDSDLDDEGTECIESSDEEVEELQKKIREETNVTIEAETDQEGNILNDPPAELDEEMFSDLDSDSDFEMPFSSLCEQGLLTPLEPSKKQSKFPSKPSNSPASGTPNNQTKKQDMLIKINLLENPKLGPGVRFETFAI from the exons ATGACGGATCTCAAG GCACAAGCAGACGTTTACTGTGCAGTTCGGGGTTGTAAGAATCTTAGATCAAAAATTGATGCTAAGAATAAAGTATCACTGAACAGTCATGGGAAACCAGTATCCTACTACCA atttcctgaaGACAAAGAGTTGAGACAGAAATGGATCACAGCAACTGGCCGAAATTTGACTCATTCCTCAATCCAGGCGAGAATGGCTGTTTGTTCGGCTCATTTTGATAAATCTTGTTTTGCAACTGTTGGCAAGGTGAAACTTCTTTCACAAGATGCAGTCCCAACCATTGATCTTCCAATAAGTAAG cTTTTTCACCAGGAAAAGGAAATACTTTCCCATCAAATTGAGTGTCACAGTAATGTTCAAAATCCAAGCATTACAAAAATAGTGCAGCAAGTCCAGGGCAAGACTCTAACTGGATCTACCGCTGTGAGTCATTCTAATGTGTCATCGCCTCCTGAAATTCTTGCGACAACTGGCTCCTTGAAGTCTCAAGCGCCCATCTTGTCAAAAACGAAGGACCTCTCACCATCACAGAACAATACTCCCATTAATTCTAAAGCACAGACAACTCCTATTAACATGATGATGCTACCAAAGCAACCTGAAGCCATGATGGTACAAAGGCAAGAATCCAACGTTGTGATAAAGAATGACTTGACGCAACCAGTCGTGTTTGTTAAAACTCCTAATAAA GTGATGGTGGTGCCTGCTAAGTCAGTGGCACAGGAAAGACTTGCGCAAATGCCAAATGCATCCACTGTCCACGTGAAGCCTAATTCTTATATCAGCGTACAACCTCCAATCTCAACCGTCCCTGAAGTTCCAAGAGTGGTGCCTGAGCAAGCagtgaaaaaaattcctgactGCACCTGTCCCACGGATAAATTCTTTCGCGAAGGAGGCAAGCAAATAAGGATTCTCTCCGATCGagaacacaaattgcgcagcaaaaatgcaacaaaagCACGAATGCTCAAATCGCTTCTTTTAAGTCGTAACCGTTGTGATGAAAAAGCccgtagtttaaaaaaaaaaacaaaagagttACGGAATGCAATTGAGAAGTCAGAAAGAGGTGTTCCTTTAGAGCCAGCTACTGTGAAattattcaaagaaattttgcagCAACACTCGGAACCAATCAATCTTGATGGTCCATTAAGAAAACAGTATGGGAAGCAGATGAAAAAGTTTGCTTCAGAGCTGTTTACAGCATCACCGGAAGCTTATGTGTTTGTACGGGAGGCATTCAATAAACGTTTGCCCAGGTTAAGAACAGTCCGAGCATGGTGTTCAAAGGAACAGGCAGCGACTGAGTCAAATCAGTCGGAGACGGTGGACCAGAATGATTCAGATTTGGATGATGAAGGGACAGAGTGTATTGAATCGTCTGATGAAGAG gtagaggagttacaaaaaaaaatccgggaaGAAACAAACGTTACCATTGAAGCAGAAACAGACCAAGAAGGAAATATACTCAATGATCCACCAGCTGAACTTGATGAGGAGATGTTCTCTGATCTTGATTCAGATTCAGACTTTGAGATGCCTTTTTCATCGTTGTGTGAGCAAGGACTTTTAACTCCCTTAGAACCCtctaaaaaacagtcaaaatttcCAAGCAAGCCCTCTAATTCACCAGCAAGTGGTACACCAaacaatcaaacaaaaaaacaggACATGCTTATCAAAATCAACCTATTAGAAAACCCCAAGCTAGGGCCAGGCGTTCGATTTGAAACGTTTGCCATttag
- the LOC109031769 gene encoding uncharacterized protein isoform X1: protein MRSEEQAQIIMILWHYIIKSGPCVKLHPTAQAFKELETKEFGDWFRFPSDKELCKAWLTKLKIKNFEPSKNSRVCSLHFEKDSFFGFPVTRNVLKPNAVPSIITPHWIKIGHGRSTRDEMTDLKAQADVYCAVRGCKNLRSKIDAKNKVSLNSHGKPVSYYQFPEDKELRQKWITATGRNLTHSSIQARMAVCSAHFDKSCFATVGKVKLLSQDAVPTIDLPISKLFHQEKEILSHQIECHSNVQNPSITKIVQQVQGKTLTGSTAVSHSNVSSPPEILATTGSLKSQAPILSKTKDLSPSQNNTPINSKAQTTPINMMMLPKQPEAMMVQRQESNVVIKNDLTQPVVFVKTPNKVMVVPAKSVAQERLAQMPNASTVHVKPNSYISVQPPISTVPEVPRVVPEQAVKKIPDCTCPTDKFFREGGKQIRILSDREHKLRSKNATKARMLKSLLLSRNRCDEKARSLKKKTKELRNAIEKSERGVPLEPATVKLFKEILQQHSEPINLDGPLRKQYGKQMKKFASELFTASPEAYVFVREAFNKRLPRLRTVRAWCSKEQAATESNQSETVDQNDSDLDDEGTECIESSDEEVEELQKKIREETNVTIEAETDQEGNILNDPPAELDEEMFSDLDSDSDFEMPFSSLCEQGLLTPLEPSKKQSKFPSKPSNSPASGTPNNQTKKQDMLIKINLLENPKLGPGVRFETFAI, encoded by the exons ATGAGAAGTGAAGAGCAGGCACAGATAATCATGATCTTGTGGCACTATATTATCAAAAGTGGGCCCTGTGTAAAGCTGCATCCGACTGCACAGGCCTTCAAAGAACTTGAAACCAAAGAATTTGGTGATTGGTTCAG GTTTCCATCAGACAAAGAGCTTTGCAAAGCATGGCTAActaagctaaaaataaaaaactttgagCCGAGCAAGAATAGTAGAGTGTGTTCtttgcattttgaaaaggatTCTTTCTTTGGCTTTCCAGTCACTCGCAATGTCCTGAAGCCAAACGCTGTTCCAAGTATTATCACTCCTCACTGGATCAAGATTGGG CATGGAAGAAGTACCAGAGATGAAATGACGGATCTCAAG GCACAAGCAGACGTTTACTGTGCAGTTCGGGGTTGTAAGAATCTTAGATCAAAAATTGATGCTAAGAATAAAGTATCACTGAACAGTCATGGGAAACCAGTATCCTACTACCA atttcctgaaGACAAAGAGTTGAGACAGAAATGGATCACAGCAACTGGCCGAAATTTGACTCATTCCTCAATCCAGGCGAGAATGGCTGTTTGTTCGGCTCATTTTGATAAATCTTGTTTTGCAACTGTTGGCAAGGTGAAACTTCTTTCACAAGATGCAGTCCCAACCATTGATCTTCCAATAAGTAAG cTTTTTCACCAGGAAAAGGAAATACTTTCCCATCAAATTGAGTGTCACAGTAATGTTCAAAATCCAAGCATTACAAAAATAGTGCAGCAAGTCCAGGGCAAGACTCTAACTGGATCTACCGCTGTGAGTCATTCTAATGTGTCATCGCCTCCTGAAATTCTTGCGACAACTGGCTCCTTGAAGTCTCAAGCGCCCATCTTGTCAAAAACGAAGGACCTCTCACCATCACAGAACAATACTCCCATTAATTCTAAAGCACAGACAACTCCTATTAACATGATGATGCTACCAAAGCAACCTGAAGCCATGATGGTACAAAGGCAAGAATCCAACGTTGTGATAAAGAATGACTTGACGCAACCAGTCGTGTTTGTTAAAACTCCTAATAAA GTGATGGTGGTGCCTGCTAAGTCAGTGGCACAGGAAAGACTTGCGCAAATGCCAAATGCATCCACTGTCCACGTGAAGCCTAATTCTTATATCAGCGTACAACCTCCAATCTCAACCGTCCCTGAAGTTCCAAGAGTGGTGCCTGAGCAAGCagtgaaaaaaattcctgactGCACCTGTCCCACGGATAAATTCTTTCGCGAAGGAGGCAAGCAAATAAGGATTCTCTCCGATCGagaacacaaattgcgcagcaaaaatgcaacaaaagCACGAATGCTCAAATCGCTTCTTTTAAGTCGTAACCGTTGTGATGAAAAAGCccgtagtttaaaaaaaaaaacaaaagagttACGGAATGCAATTGAGAAGTCAGAAAGAGGTGTTCCTTTAGAGCCAGCTACTGTGAAattattcaaagaaattttgcagCAACACTCGGAACCAATCAATCTTGATGGTCCATTAAGAAAACAGTATGGGAAGCAGATGAAAAAGTTTGCTTCAGAGCTGTTTACAGCATCACCGGAAGCTTATGTGTTTGTACGGGAGGCATTCAATAAACGTTTGCCCAGGTTAAGAACAGTCCGAGCATGGTGTTCAAAGGAACAGGCAGCGACTGAGTCAAATCAGTCGGAGACGGTGGACCAGAATGATTCAGATTTGGATGATGAAGGGACAGAGTGTATTGAATCGTCTGATGAAGAG gtagaggagttacaaaaaaaaatccgggaaGAAACAAACGTTACCATTGAAGCAGAAACAGACCAAGAAGGAAATATACTCAATGATCCACCAGCTGAACTTGATGAGGAGATGTTCTCTGATCTTGATTCAGATTCAGACTTTGAGATGCCTTTTTCATCGTTGTGTGAGCAAGGACTTTTAACTCCCTTAGAACCCtctaaaaaacagtcaaaatttcCAAGCAAGCCCTCTAATTCACCAGCAAGTGGTACACCAaacaatcaaacaaaaaaacaggACATGCTTATCAAAATCAACCTATTAGAAAACCCCAAGCTAGGGCCAGGCGTTCGATTTGAAACGTTTGCCATttag
- the LOC109031769 gene encoding uncharacterized protein isoform X2, translating to MVACSVPLCSCRSSSTGRRQHILQQQYEIHAGRKISFHSFPSDKELCKAWLTKLKIKNFEPSKNSRVCSLHFEKDSFFGFPVTRNVLKPNAVPSIITPHWIKIGHGRSTRDEMTDLKAQADVYCAVRGCKNLRSKIDAKNKVSLNSHGKPVSYYQFPEDKELRQKWITATGRNLTHSSIQARMAVCSAHFDKSCFATVGKVKLLSQDAVPTIDLPISKLFHQEKEILSHQIECHSNVQNPSITKIVQQVQGKTLTGSTAVSHSNVSSPPEILATTGSLKSQAPILSKTKDLSPSQNNTPINSKAQTTPINMMMLPKQPEAMMVQRQESNVVIKNDLTQPVVFVKTPNKVMVVPAKSVAQERLAQMPNASTVHVKPNSYISVQPPISTVPEVPRVVPEQAVKKIPDCTCPTDKFFREGGKQIRILSDREHKLRSKNATKARMLKSLLLSRNRCDEKARSLKKKTKELRNAIEKSERGVPLEPATVKLFKEILQQHSEPINLDGPLRKQYGKQMKKFASELFTASPEAYVFVREAFNKRLPRLRTVRAWCSKEQAATESNQSETVDQNDSDLDDEGTECIESSDEEVEELQKKIREETNVTIEAETDQEGNILNDPPAELDEEMFSDLDSDSDFEMPFSSLCEQGLLTPLEPSKKQSKFPSKPSNSPASGTPNNQTKKQDMLIKINLLENPKLGPGVRFETFAI from the exons ATGGTCGCATGCAGCGTTCCTCTCTGTAGCTGTCGCTCAAGTAGCACAGGTCGTCGCCAACACATTTTACAGCAGCAGTACGAAATCCATGCTGGACGGAAAATCAGTTTTCACTC GTTTCCATCAGACAAAGAGCTTTGCAAAGCATGGCTAActaagctaaaaataaaaaactttgagCCGAGCAAGAATAGTAGAGTGTGTTCtttgcattttgaaaaggatTCTTTCTTTGGCTTTCCAGTCACTCGCAATGTCCTGAAGCCAAACGCTGTTCCAAGTATTATCACTCCTCACTGGATCAAGATTGGG CATGGAAGAAGTACCAGAGATGAAATGACGGATCTCAAG GCACAAGCAGACGTTTACTGTGCAGTTCGGGGTTGTAAGAATCTTAGATCAAAAATTGATGCTAAGAATAAAGTATCACTGAACAGTCATGGGAAACCAGTATCCTACTACCA atttcctgaaGACAAAGAGTTGAGACAGAAATGGATCACAGCAACTGGCCGAAATTTGACTCATTCCTCAATCCAGGCGAGAATGGCTGTTTGTTCGGCTCATTTTGATAAATCTTGTTTTGCAACTGTTGGCAAGGTGAAACTTCTTTCACAAGATGCAGTCCCAACCATTGATCTTCCAATAAGTAAG cTTTTTCACCAGGAAAAGGAAATACTTTCCCATCAAATTGAGTGTCACAGTAATGTTCAAAATCCAAGCATTACAAAAATAGTGCAGCAAGTCCAGGGCAAGACTCTAACTGGATCTACCGCTGTGAGTCATTCTAATGTGTCATCGCCTCCTGAAATTCTTGCGACAACTGGCTCCTTGAAGTCTCAAGCGCCCATCTTGTCAAAAACGAAGGACCTCTCACCATCACAGAACAATACTCCCATTAATTCTAAAGCACAGACAACTCCTATTAACATGATGATGCTACCAAAGCAACCTGAAGCCATGATGGTACAAAGGCAAGAATCCAACGTTGTGATAAAGAATGACTTGACGCAACCAGTCGTGTTTGTTAAAACTCCTAATAAA GTGATGGTGGTGCCTGCTAAGTCAGTGGCACAGGAAAGACTTGCGCAAATGCCAAATGCATCCACTGTCCACGTGAAGCCTAATTCTTATATCAGCGTACAACCTCCAATCTCAACCGTCCCTGAAGTTCCAAGAGTGGTGCCTGAGCAAGCagtgaaaaaaattcctgactGCACCTGTCCCACGGATAAATTCTTTCGCGAAGGAGGCAAGCAAATAAGGATTCTCTCCGATCGagaacacaaattgcgcagcaaaaatgcaacaaaagCACGAATGCTCAAATCGCTTCTTTTAAGTCGTAACCGTTGTGATGAAAAAGCccgtagtttaaaaaaaaaaacaaaagagttACGGAATGCAATTGAGAAGTCAGAAAGAGGTGTTCCTTTAGAGCCAGCTACTGTGAAattattcaaagaaattttgcagCAACACTCGGAACCAATCAATCTTGATGGTCCATTAAGAAAACAGTATGGGAAGCAGATGAAAAAGTTTGCTTCAGAGCTGTTTACAGCATCACCGGAAGCTTATGTGTTTGTACGGGAGGCATTCAATAAACGTTTGCCCAGGTTAAGAACAGTCCGAGCATGGTGTTCAAAGGAACAGGCAGCGACTGAGTCAAATCAGTCGGAGACGGTGGACCAGAATGATTCAGATTTGGATGATGAAGGGACAGAGTGTATTGAATCGTCTGATGAAGAG gtagaggagttacaaaaaaaaatccgggaaGAAACAAACGTTACCATTGAAGCAGAAACAGACCAAGAAGGAAATATACTCAATGATCCACCAGCTGAACTTGATGAGGAGATGTTCTCTGATCTTGATTCAGATTCAGACTTTGAGATGCCTTTTTCATCGTTGTGTGAGCAAGGACTTTTAACTCCCTTAGAACCCtctaaaaaacagtcaaaatttcCAAGCAAGCCCTCTAATTCACCAGCAAGTGGTACACCAaacaatcaaacaaaaaaacaggACATGCTTATCAAAATCAACCTATTAGAAAACCCCAAGCTAGGGCCAGGCGTTCGATTTGAAACGTTTGCCATttag